From Punica granatum isolate Tunisia-2019 chromosome 1, ASM765513v2, whole genome shotgun sequence:
ATGAGAGCATTGTCATCTTATGTAACTAGTTCAATGGTACAGTACCCTACTTCAGTATCTTTTCATCAATGATGCATTTTTATGTAATAGGTGTCGCTTGAAAAGAAGAAGCTGCTGGCTGTTCATGAAGCTGGTCATATTCTATTGGCTCACCTGTTTCCTTGTTTTGATTGGCATGCATTTTCTCAGCTTCTGCCTGGTGGGAAGGTACAGTTTGGATCCAAAAGAAAGTTTTATGGCGAAATTTCAGGTTTATTCATTCGACTTTGGTTTTAGGAAAATTGAATTATGTTCCCTAATCTTAACAGGAAACTGCAATATCTGTGTTTTATCCCCGAGAAGATATGGTAGATCAAGGTTATACTACCTTTGGCTATATGAAGATGCAGATGGTAGTTGCTCAGGGTGGTCGTTGTGCTGAACGTGTAATCTTTGGGGATGATGTAACTGATGGTGGAAAGGATGATTTGGAGAAAATAACAAAGGTAAGTGAATGAATGGACGGAGACAGCTGCTGCATTAGGGAAATTGATCTGGTCCATTTCTTATATCTTCAATTGACTGTGTTTGAACTTTCACAAGGAAATAGCTGCTCGTTTTTATGTTTAAGGATGGTTAGCCTTGGTAGTTTCTTCAATTACTAACTGACAAGTATCAAAATGTTTATGCCACTTCCCTAAGGATCTTTTTATCCTTTCGGAGGAAACATTATGTGTGGTTTATACAGAATGTAACAAAGAAATAATCTCACCTGTCTACGAATAAAATATGTTAAAAGTTTTGAGTCATGTCAACAATAAGGGAGAATGATGTCGATGGTAGTGATAGAGAGTAAAAATATTAGCAGATAGCTGTTTAATTGAGTGCATCTCTTGTTCAGATTGCTAGGGAGATGGTGATCAGTCCTCAAAATTCAAGATTGGGGCTGGCTGCTCTTACAAAGAGGGTTGGACTATTGGATCAACCTGACAATCCAGATGGCGAGCTGATAAAGTATCGGGTATGCATGTGGTTTCTGTGAGTTGTGAATGTAGTGTACTGGCATTCTATTTTCTATGCATTAACCAATTTATCCTTATTCCTTATGTCAGTGGGATGATCCTCATGTGGTACCGGCTGATATGTCGCTGGAATTATCTGAACTATTTACACGGGAATTGACGAGGGTAAATATGATGCTCCTTTTTAAAGGTCTTTGTACTCCCGAGTGTGCTATTATGGGATTTAACACCTACATAATCGAACTATGGACTAAGTCCTAACATCTCAGCAATTTGTATAGAAAGATCTTCCTCGAGAATGTATGCTGGCATTTTCCTTTACATTTTCTCCTACATGCGTGCGAACAGTCTTTTGAAGGAAAATGTGTTCTGAATTCGGGTTTCCGCATTCCACATAGTTGATTTGCTAATCATGCACTTTTCACATACTATAAGTTAGTGTTCCAGGTTCCTTTCCATCTTGGTGAGTATATTCTtcttaaagaaaaaggaattgaAGAAAACTGTGACGATATATATCCGTGGAATGGTGAGCTGTGGCCTTGTACTTTCTTGTTGACATTGTGACGTGTAATGTTTGTCGCAGTATATTGAGGAGACAGAAGAACTTGCAATGAAAGGTTTGATTGACAACCGGCACCTATTGGATGTTATCGCTGATACACTCTTGGAAACTTCGAGAATAACTGGACTGGTAAGCCACTTCTGATACTGTATTTTTATGAGTTACTGTACACTTAACATTAACTGCTTTTTTCTGCTTTATTCACCTTTCAAATTACCTGAAATTCTCTTTCATGAAGAGCTTGGGAATTATctgaaatcaaattttaagtGGAGTGGACCTTTGATTTCCGCTGGCCAGTGTCACAATCAATGCATAACTTGACAGCTAATCTTTCTGTAACCTTTCCGGTCACACTCCCTTCTCCACCACTTCGCAGGAAGTCGAGGATATAATGAAGCAAATGGATGTTCAGATGTTCAAGGATTTTGTGAAGCCCTATCAGATAAACTTGGAAGAGGTATGTTACATATTGATATGGCATCGTCCTCGGTTTCATGCACCACAAAccttaaaaattacaatatgtATGTTCCCTGGATCGTGATTATCCCAATGTTTTTGTCACATCATCAATTGTTATTTAGCATTATTGCACGTCAGATGCAAAGAAACGGAATCATTTCAGAATCAAACACCTGCAAATTTCAATGGAAGCGTCCCTTGTTGAAATCATTTTTGATcgccttttccttttcccctgCAAATTTATTAGCACGTTGCTGTGAGTTTATGATAGATATTACATTGTGAATCCTTGTTCCACAGGATGGACCATTACATCATAACGACAAGCTGCGGTATAAACCATTGGATATATACCCAGCTCCCCTCCACCGATGCTAACTCTCTCCTTCTTGGGATGCAAAATCATCGGAGGTCTTGATTTTCTCGTTGTGTGCATCCAATGTGGCTGCATCTTCAAGTGCAGCAGCGGCTGAACTGGTCACCTTTTGTGGAGAAGCCGAggatcttttttttccatgtcCTTGGAAGGAGACGTGGGAGAAAGAACTCGCATTGTCGGACAGCCCTATGTGATGCACGATATCAAGAAGCTTCCCCGTTGATGCCCTCGTGCCCAGTTTTTGACATGGAAAGTCTGGCAGGCCCTCGACCAACATCTACTCCTTTTTGGTGTGCGTGGCACAATATCCTTTTGGTTGAATTTCGTTGTCTATATCAAATAAGCGTGGGTGAGAGACAGAAATTTACGTATGTGCTGCCTTTGACACGGCAAGCAAATTGTACCAGTTACATCAGTCTTACTGGAAAAGAGCCGAAGAGAATTGCATTTGTGTAGGACACATTCATGTAGGAACTGAGATGTGAAATGTCGATGTTCGTGTACAAACTTCACAAAGCCCCACCCAAGACGTAGGCATGAGGATTCTCCCAGCCATTCAATGAGTAGGGGCAGCCATGGGCTTGAATACTCGATGAGTGTTACTTATGTAGCAAGAAATCAAATTGTCTATGtgttcaatttttcatttgcaTGCATTCTAATTAGATGTTACTCCACCAAATGATCGAGTAATGCTTACTGAATATCTGCTCAGTCCAAGGGCCATGCTTTTGGTCCAATCCCTTCAATTCCCTCCTAGCACTCTGTATTGTACGTAAGGCGGGCCTGGCCATATCTTTGCTTTTCAAACAAACCTGGTCGATATCTTCCTTCCCCAGCGTCAGCTTGTTCTAGAAGCCTATAACATCATAGTATACGATAAAATTAAAGGGTAATAGAATTCGAATACGTTTCCTCTTAGATGTCAATATCAGCCGTTGCAATCGATGATTCAATATGATCCATTCCATAGCCATCATAGTCATGTCGGCATGCCAAAGATCAGATACTTAAAACAAGTTTTGCTGCTGCTTAAGGAAACACATTACATCCGCTATGATACGAGTAGTGTATTGTTATGAATACATCATTTAAGAATTAATCTTTGAGATACTCGAAGAATCCCTCGCTTAGAACTAGAAGGTTTCCCTACATTTCTAAGGCTTACTTGCAAATGCTAGTGGAACACTTCgagtaattattataaatatgagCTTCAATGGGACCTTTGACTGATCTAGGTCACAGCTTGCTTCTTTTTGGGACTCCGACAGGTGCATCCCTCGATCTCTTTTCAACTGCTCGAGATAGCTGCTTCACTGCCTCTTTTGATAAATGACGTGGTCGGCTCAGCCACAGGCCTCCATCTACCACGAGCGTGGCTCCATTAACATATTTACCTTCAGTGAATTCAGATTAGTTAGTATTACTACAGCGACAATAAATCAAGACCTTGACAACCTCCACAAGATGGTCAAGTCATCAAAATTTGATTGAACTGAGGTGTAGGCACTTGGGGTTAAAGCGAAACATCTCAGTTTTGAGTTGCTGTTGCTCTTGTTTAACAGGACGTCAGAACAAAACCTATACAGGATTTGTCTGGACGGACAAACAATAGGAAACAATAGAAGATGCTAACAATCCTAAGAAAAGCAAAGAGCGAGGAACATAAGATGCGCGCATATAGAAGAGGTACTCGACAGAATTGGCATTACTAACCGGCATCAGAAGCAAGATATAGCGCTGCCATTGCAATATCCCATTTGTCTCCCAGCTTGTACAGAGGCATATACTCTCTCGCCTTGCTTTCGATCTCATCAGGAACAAGTTTACTCATTCCAGGAGTATCGCTGATAGGCCCAGGTGCAATTCCATTGACTCTAATATCATAATCGGCTCCCCACTCTAGGGCCAGGTTTCTTGCGAGTGCATCAACAGCTGCCTGTTACAATCATAGGGATGTTAACCGAAcaattaatttcacaaactCGCTCAAGTTGAAACCTAGACCAGCATTAGGGAGATTAACTATCGGAAAACATCCTGATTCACCGTCACAAACCTTTGCAGCAGATACATGGATTTGATACCAAGCTGCCGTGTAATGCAAAGTAGCACTAATGTTCAAAATCATTCCACCATTTGATGAGCTCCTGCCTTTCCCTCCTTTCTTAAGGTAGTTGAGAGCTTCGTGGCACATTGTAAATGTGCCAACAGTATCAATGTCCATCACTGCAAGGACCAAGCTCTACACTGTCAAGGCTTTCACCCAAAATTGTCAGAGCTTCGGGATGGActgggaaaaaataaagacgATTTCCCAAGCAACACGAACCTGTCCGAAATCCATTAGGAGACAAATCTTCAGCTGAAACCAGAAAATTTCCAGCTGCAGCATTCACCAGAATGTCCAGCCGGCCGAAATGCTTGACTGTCGATTCCACTACCCTCTTGGCATCTTCTTGCTTCCGCACATCGCCCTCGAAACCGACCGCCTAGCATAACACACAGCAACAAGAGTGCACCAGGAGCAGTACAATCAGTCCCAACTACCAACACCCGACAACATAGTAAAGAGATCGGGCACTCGTTTCACAATTCACAATCATGGAATCTATTAAAGACATTCGTCAGCAGCATCGCGAGGGTAGTCAGCTGGAAACTCAGACAAGACAGGCCTCGAATTCCATGGTTGCCAGTTCGATTTCATTCCAAGGAAACGGGAGAAATGAGGTGAATAAGGAGGTGAGGAGGGAGAGAGCTGAGGAGCATACAGACCGGAATCCCGAGAGACTGGAGAGCGGAGACGGCGGAGTCGAGGACGGCCTTGCGGCGGCCCATGATCGCGACCGAGGCTCCATGCTTCCCGTATTGGGTGGAGATCTCGAACCCGATCCCTGAACCGCCGCCGGTTATCAGGGCGACCTTCCCATGCAGGATATCGGACTTGAACGGCgactccatctctctctctctcccccctgcGGTTCGTGCGGCAATGGAATCTCTGCTTCGGAGAAGCCGGTGGTAATGGAACAGAGCAGACACAGATTGCGTCGCGTCCCCTCCTCGTCTTTTGCACCCCCACGGAGTAGACCCGTTCAATTTTACGACTCTCGCCGTCTCGTGAATGAGCGAAGCAAGCAGAATTTGTCtgcattaatatttttttttacttattattCGGAAATCAGCGTAATAAAACTTTCGCAGCAGTAATGTTTGACTTTTTTGTATCattgcatttatttttattatttttcgcTGAATAAAAGGTTAGGTTAGGTTATTAAGtgggcgtttggtttcagagttaaagtaattttgattttaattgtgaaaaaaaaataaatgagatggtattataaatttgacttgaaaaatgtgtgtttttgttgtgtaacgggtagagttaaaatcaaaattatgattctaaaatttaatcatcaaaccaaacaggccctaaTTCGCTATGGCTGCCTCAATTAAGAGAACCTAACCGCCACAGAATATTTCTTTCGTCATAACTCGTTGACACTTTAGCCCAACTTGATTACCGCAGCCCCACCAACATACTAGTGAATTAAGTCCAATTCTCACTGAATCAAATATTATGGATCGACCACCgccatcccataatacacTCAGATAGTGGCGAACAACCACTAGATCACTGTGCATTTATATTGAGTATAATAAAGCCGTTAGGTGTGTAAATAGACATAATCTGTTTCTCATCCTCTCTTGAGCTTTCTAACAGAACATGATGTTATGGTCCGACATGAGGCCGTTAGGCGTGTGTGATGTTGCTCTGTATTTCCTGTGCGGGAGTTGGAATCGAGCTTGTGTTCATGAACGAAACCATACGCGACTCCAATCGATTCCATTTTATTCGAAGCTTAGATCTATTCAATATCATCTTCTGCCCCTCTTGGTCACACTTCTCCTAGAAAGTAGCAACCATGCCCTCCGCATTTGACCAGAACAACTCAAGTGAGAAAAACTGACATAAAAAGAAACTTCAATAGGTAAATGGACACTAGCAAACTTCGAATGTCAATCTTCTTTTTCCCGACCTAAATTTGATACATGGCAGAGTTTCCAATCCCAGTTTAAGAGTCAAACGTTTCGGAAGAATACCAAACCAATCCAATCCAAGGATTCCAATATGAGCCCTTCCGCCTATCAATCATCCAATCCAAGTAAAATGAAGAAGCTTATGcaacaaataaaatacatTCGCATGTTACCAAAACAAGCACATTAGTAAATCAATGAGGTACAGCCTCATTACCTGAGCTTGAAGATTGATACACCCATAATGGCAAGCAAACACAACTCCTTACACTTTCCTTCTCTCATGATATCTTTCACAAATTTTCCTTGTCATGTTTTGATCGTAACTTTCAGTTCAAATCAAACAAGTAACATCTGCTGAATTGAACCATTTGCAAAACGAGATCATTGCTTCCCGGTTTCTTTTagcattacaaaccaatttaACCACACCTTCTACCTTTCACAAAACCTACTCTCCCCTGAAACTTACAAAAGCCAGAGCAAGAAAGACCTAAGAGACCTAACAAGATGACTCCATACACAGACTCCCCTACCTTAATTTTCACTTGCAGGCAGCCATCTAAAACTACAAAGCTCTAACAGAAAATCATAGCTTACCGAATTACCTCCACATAGATACACTCATGGGACCCTCAGTTGCATCATTCCATTACCCCAGAAAGGCAGTAACCATTCTCAAGCATCTGATTTCTCTTGTgcttgctgctgctgttgagATTGAGGCCACGGTATGAAAGCCATAGGAGGTCGGGGCTGTTGTGCAGCATAGAGGGCTGCTTGATC
This genomic window contains:
- the LOC116193263 gene encoding peroxisomal 2,4-dienoyl-CoA reductase-like, which codes for MESPFKSDILHGKVALITGGGSGIGFEISTQYGKHGASVAIMGRRKAVLDSAVSALQSLGIPAVGFEGDVRKQEDAKRVVESTVKHFGRLDILVNAAAGNFLVSAEDLSPNGFRTVMDIDTVGTFTMCHEALNYLKKGGKGRSSSNGGMILNISATLHYTAAWYQIHVSAAKAAVDALARNLALEWGADYDIRVNGIAPGPISDTPGMSKLVPDEIESKAREYMPLYKLGDKWDIAMAALYLASDAGKYVNGATLVVDGGLWLSRPRHLSKEAVKQLSRAVEKRSRDAPVGVPKRSKL